aacattacacaacaacacgacacaacatcataacacaaaaaatcacacaacacaacaacacacaacacaaccacaccacaacacacaaccacgcaacaatacaacaacatccaacaacactcaacaacactacacaacacaacatcacacaacacaacatcacacaacagcacatcacacaacagcacatcacacaaacacgcaacaGCAACACAAAAACAcctaacaacaacacacaacaacacaaaaacacaacacatctcacaacacaacataacataacaacaaaacatcacacaacaacacctaacacaacacacaacaacacctaacacaacacacaaccacgcaacaacaatacaacacaacCCAGAAACAGCataataacacacaacaacacaacacgcgataacatcacacaacacaacatcacacaacataatacaacacaaaatcacacaacaaaacatcacacaacaacacaacacaacaacaatacaacaccaaaacaaaaaaatacataaaaacatcacgtaacaacatattacacaaacacggaacacCAACACAATACgcaacaacataacacaacacaaaacagaGCCACACAACACACCAATATCACACAACACAATTACATAACCCAACACAAAACAGagccacacaacaacacacccatgacacacaacacaataacatgacagaccacacataacaacacaacacaacacacaacaccaccacacaacacaacaacacaacatcacacaacaacaaaacaacacacaacaacaccacaaaaacacaaaacaacacaacaacacatttaagcattaaactgctTTCCGTTTCGGATCATAGGCATATGAACCACCACTGcattacaggaaaataaatcatGAACCGCGATATTTGCATTTCAACCACTTATCGCGCATTCGGATCATAGTCCTATGAACCGAAACAGAATTTGGTAGGCTCATGTAGTAACAATGcaacgaaaatgtaaatattacaacataaccatacgcagaacacaacataactgatccatacgcagatatataatacatgcattcttgtattgcagggaataaatatatattaacaattactgaatatctgacaaacgtaaaatcgttgaaaatataatcataaaaatccCATAAtgatagttttgtaacactatccactggtactcggaagCGAACACCACATAGATAGTACAAACTTAGCATGCAGCTGAAAACAACAATTCCTTTTTGTTTACtacgttacctcagtgttatataGCCATTCCTCAGtttgagaacaattaaattaacattatctacacggacgaacaaaatgactatagaaaaaagaaagttttgtagtgccgtattctccataataaacatacaagcacttaaaatatttaattgaggtatttgttacgattataacaataccaaatttcaattcaaatcgaggtgattacgtaatttaaataccagcacagaagggtcgcttatattaggaacggcgataacagaattcgagaattatgtttgtgcaacagttatatatgtgaatgtactagggttatatttcaacagaccatccgttgatagtttgccaaggtcatttttcaacggtcatttttcaacagacctgccgttgagaaatgaccctagacactgtcaattttcaacggcgtgttcaattttcaacggcattcggggtcgttttcaacgttgaaaactgatccgaggtcaattttcaacggaggtccattttatGTACATCGAAGTGTTGAAATAATGGTGCTCCAGCTGATAACAAATGCAGAAAACACCACAGAGACTTTGATTATATCAATTTgatttcaaattaatgaaaactaAGCAATGAACATAATGATATTCTTACGTGACAAATCCAGACAGTTTAAACGCTTTGTATGAGCCATTTGTTTCGTCCAGTACCCATCGGTCAGCAACAAGACACCTTCaaaatacacataaataaacataaacaaaattaagCCACCATTGCAACGACTAGGGTGGTCAACGTTTAGTTTTGCTGTCGATAATTTTATATAGATgcaagaaataaataaataaagctgTATAAATTATTAAGAGGGAGATCTCATCCAAAGAAAGTTTTAATGGGGAGATATCTTCTCCGAAGAGATGCTTTTAATAGGGAGATTTTGCATGGCGCAATTTCCTGACTAAAATCACATGTCCCATGGTATTTTGATCTCATTTCCACCTTAGAACATGAACTTTAAAGATAGATTATACAAAGAACAGGAATTAaagaaaaacattaaacatGGCATCTTCTACCCTACCAGTATAGATCCTCCTCCACCATTTTCTGGAAGGCCCTGCCGATTCCAATCTGCTCCTGTGTGAGCCCTTTGGTAAGGtctaagtttttctccttactTAGAAACTCTAAGATAAACTCGCTGTCTGGTATTTCTTCTCCATTGTACTCGATAAAGGGAACCTTCCCTGTTTTCTTGGCTGTTCTGGACCAGCTATGCTCCACCTaccatatttaaatttttaagttATTCAGGATACAAATTACAATTAAATTATGAAGTTCCATAGCTTCACACACCCACACCCTATCAACATTACTGTTCtgttaaaaataacaacattgaACTATGATTTCACGATGAAGTTACATATCTGAACACCCTTTTTTATGTTGTTCACACCACCAAATATGAAACTGGAGAAGAGAAATCTTTAATGCCAAGCCCCATACATAAACACTTATCATTGCTACTTGGTATGTCTGTcgaccacttctgtataaagatcacttgTATATTTACACCactatcttaaagatgctccaccgccgagaggacataaatgatattcatcatttgaacaataattggcgtttaatcgtgtatgtatatgtctaattaacacaaaaaataatataaaataatttattttgcctttgtgtgtgagcaatcagtacttcattctatataagatatagtggcccggaattttttcgggatgcaattaataatttttcatagttttaacttaaactaaaattagaagctcaaacttgcCAATGGTGGTAagggtgtaaagtaagtaacttttgtaactgaagaaaaatactaaatagtctgctgttgtttttgatagtgaaaaaatactatttgtcagcggtggagcatctttaagagttGCGAAATTTTCACTTTTAGCGCAATATCACAATTGTATGAATGCCACACTTGACTAGTAAGATCATTTTTCGCTGTTCGTTGTcctttatatagacaggttttactgtattacgTACCTCATAGGGAATACCCTCCATCCGGAAGTACGTCTCCAGTTTGATAGCGAATGGAGTAAGGCTGGGGACATTTGGACCTCGGCCGATCTGGTGGAGGACTATGGTGTTAGGAGGGTAGATTTTACTGTAAGGATAGTGAATAGATGCCTACACTGTTAATAATGTTTACTGTGTATGATAGTAATATAAGGGAACAATACAGATAATAAATACACAGTTTATTAAAAGACAAATCGATACATGATACGCATGCAGAAACAATATATAAACTTTGCCTTAATAATGATTATATCAGTTACATATTACTTTCTATTTGAAAAATTGCTATCATAGCGAGAAAGGAAAGGACTTATTAGTAAATTAATGTAGAATGTTAGTCACGATATGGACAAGGGGAGTTAACTCGTGTAAAATATGGGCGACATACACTGTACGTGTTCGTTCCTTGTTAAACTAATGTATAACACGTTACACTGTAGGCTGTTGTATACCTTTTGGTTTGACGCCCTTTGATCAGCCTCCATCCAGTGACCAACACTGCCCCAGCAAGCACTGTCCCTCCCAACGCCTTCACAACGACGGGGAGATCTGCTAGCACGTCGGTCACCTTGGACAGCGCCATGTTGTAAAGGTCACAAACTAGGTCTCTAGCAGGCAGCCGCGCCGAACTGAAGAGTTAAAGAGTAAACAGTTCTTGCTTAGGTAGCTTTAATAAAATCGTCAATTCTCAGGTCTGTACACTACCGCTGACGTTCAGATATTTGCCCAGTCAGTTTAACGGGGTATCGTTTGAAGACGCACGCGTTTACATGTAAGAACTTTCGGGTACCTGGTATTTGTACGTTTCCCGTAGCAAATGAAAGTTACGTACAAAATGTATGTACGGGGAaattgaaacaatttttttttaacactgaga
This portion of the Argopecten irradians isolate NY chromosome 6, Ai_NY, whole genome shotgun sequence genome encodes:
- the LOC138325948 gene encoding failed axon connections homolog is translated as MALSKVTDVLADLPVVVKALGGTVLAGAVLVTGWRLIKGRQTKSKIYPPNTIVLHQIGRGPNVPSLTPFAIKLETYFRMEGIPYEVEHSWSRTAKKTGKVPFIEYNGEEIPDSEFILEFLSKEKNLDLTKGLTQEQIGIGRAFQKMVEEDLYWCLVADRWVLDETNGSYKAFKLSGFVTFLAKRSLRKQLWNRGILRYTPEQIRHIMTEDLKALSHYLGPKKFLFGDKACKFDCAIFGLLAEMKWASFGGIASSVINEYPSLCAYCDQMKETFWSDWDELTQTDCKR